In one Umezawaea sp. Da 62-37 genomic region, the following are encoded:
- a CDS encoding tetratricopeptide repeat protein codes for MLAFAYATFPDALDHLNTLLTRRPDLLPDALTSVLATGVTGHPFDQALSSLIDSHCTDVDLRTRLIALDCATALPLLSLALTRLHVEHFRLLAATEPDRYRPDLADSLINLGTSLSDVGRPLEALTVVEQAVAIHRELAAVEPDRYRPDLAGSLQNLGTSLSDVGRPLEALTVVEQAVAIHRELAAVEPDRYRPHLAGSLHNLGSRLSDVGQLQEALPPVEQAVATYRELAAVEPGRYRPSLAGSLINLGISLRDVGRFREALPLVEQAVATYRELAAVEPGRYRPDLAGSLINLGISLRDVGRFREALPLVEQAVATYRELAAVEPGRYRPDLARSLHNLMASFKQMGDLDGVLRAQREMVVVWRACADRDPELYGPFYQREAAQLRRQLNEAGRFEEAVAPDLDIDPDTDSAATS; via the coding sequence CTGACCTCCGTCCTCGCCACCGGCGTCACCGGCCACCCCTTCGACCAGGCCCTTTCTTCTCTGATCGACTCCCACTGCACCGACGTTGACCTGCGCACACGTCTTATCGCACTCGACTGCGCCACAGCGCTACCTCTCCTGAGCCTTGCCTTGACTCGCCTGCACGTCGAGCACTTCCGACTACTGGCAGCAACCGAACCCGACCGCTACCGACCCGACCTGGCCGACTCACTGATCAACCTCGGGACCTCTTTGAGCGATGTGGGTCGGCCTCTGGAGGCGTTGACTGTCGTAGAGCAGGCTGTCGCCATCCATCGGGAGCTCGCGGCCGTCGAACCTGACCGCTACCGACCCGACTTAGCCGGCTCACTGCAAAACCTCGGGACCTCTTTGAGCGATGTGGGTCGGCCTCTGGAGGCGTTGACTGTCGTAGAGCAGGCTGTCGCCATCCATCGGGAGCTCGCGGCCGTCGAACCTGACCGCTACCGACCCCACCTAGCCGGCTCGCTGCACAACCTGGGTTCTCGTTTGAGCGATGTGGGTCAGCTTCAGGAGGCGTTGCCCCCTGTCGAGCAGGCTGTCGCCACCTATCGGGAACTCGCGGCCGTCGAACCTGGCCGCTACCGCCCCAGCCTGGCCGGCTCACTGATCAACCTTGGGATCTCTTTACGCGATGTGGGTCGGTTTCGGGAGGCGTTGCCCCTTGTCGAGCAGGCTGTCGCCACCTATCGGGAACTCGCGGCCGTCGAACCTGGCCGCTACCGCCCCGACCTGGCCGGCTCACTGATCAACCTTGGGATCTCTTTACGCGATGTGGGTCGGTTTCGGGAGGCGTTGCCCCTTGTCGAGCAGGCTGTCGCCACCTATCGGGAACTCGCGGCCGTCGAACCTGGCCGCTACCGCCCCGACCTGGCCCGCTCACTGCACAACCTCATGGCCAGCTTCAAACAGATGGGAGACCTCGATGGTGTACTTCGCGCGCAACGCGAGATGGTGGTTGTGTGGCGAGCGTGCGCCGACCGAGACCCCGAGCTGTACGGGCCTTTCTACCAGCGTGAAGCGGCTCAACTGCGCCGGCAACTCAATGAGGCGGGCCGTTTTGAGGAGGCGGTTGCTCCTGACCTGGATATCGACCCAGACACCGATTCCGCCGCGACGTCGTAA